Below is a genomic region from Prochlorococcus marinus str. MIT 0918.
ACCAAAGAATTTTCAAAAGAAATCTTCCCTCATCTGCTTTAGGCGTATGTCCAGAAGGCACTCCATCAGCATCAAATGTTGCAGACGCAAGAACTTCTGCAGCACCTAACATTCCAGGACGACCTGTTTTGGCATTTTCTTCCGAATTCTCTTTTGAATTTGATTTAGTCTGATCCTCTTGAATAGTGGAGGAACCATCAGAAGCACTCATTACTAAGCCTTAACCAACTAACAATCTACTAACTTAACAGGAATTAGTACCAAACAAATGAATTTAAATTTAAAAGGGCTTGTACTATTTGATATCGACGGTGTTATTCGTGATGTTGCCAAGAGCTATAGATTGTCAGTACAAAAAACTGTAAAAAAATTTTGCGGGTGGGAACCAACTAATAAAACAATTGATGAACTTAAATCAGAAGGGTTTTGGAATAATGATTGGGATGCAAGTTTAGAACTAATTAAAAGACATATTAATTCTCATAATTTAGATATAAAATTACCTAAAAAAACAAATTTAATAAAAGAATTTAGCACCTTTTACTTTGGGGAGAATTTCTCTCTAAGCCCAAATGAATGGAATGGCTTTATCAAGAATGAAAAGCTTTTAGTAGAAAAAGAATTTTTTCAAAAGTTAACCGAAATGGGTTTTAACTGGGGTTTTGTTAGTGGAGCAGAACCTCCATCCGCAAAATTTGTACTGGAAAATCGACTTGGGCTTACAAAACCGCCTCTAATAGCCATGGGAGAAGCACCCGAAAAACCAGATCCATCAGGCTTCATTAAGCTTGCTTCAAACCTTTTACCAATGCCTCTTGGCAAAAACAATGTTCCTATTGCATATCTAGGCGATACAGTTGCTGATGTAATGACTGTTGAAAATGCCCGTGAGATATTACCAACTCAAAAATTTATAAGTATTGCAGTTGCTCCTCCTCACCTTCACAGCGTAAATAACAGCTCAAACCGTAATGCTTATGAAAAAAAATTAATAGCCGCAGGGGCCAATAAAATACTCAAATCAACAAATGACATTTTTGAA
It encodes:
- a CDS encoding TIGR01548 family HAD-type hydrolase is translated as MNLNLKGLVLFDIDGVIRDVAKSYRLSVQKTVKKFCGWEPTNKTIDELKSEGFWNNDWDASLELIKRHINSHNLDIKLPKKTNLIKEFSTFYFGENFSLSPNEWNGFIKNEKLLVEKEFFQKLTEMGFNWGFVSGAEPPSAKFVLENRLGLTKPPLIAMGEAPEKPDPSGFIKLASNLLPMPLGKNNVPIAYLGDTVADVMTVENAREILPTQKFISIAVAPPHLHSVNNSSNRNAYEKKLIAAGANKILKSTNDIFEYLATW